AGGTGCGGTCTCCACAGGTCTCGATATCCCACAACCCCATTGGGGGTCCATCCTCAAGCCACACGAAGTTCTTTATGTCTCAAGATCTGTTTCAAGCCAAGGTCTCCAGTTAGCACTGGTCACAGATCTCTCTCTTGGGTTTCCACCTCCTATAACTGATCCAGGAAGGAGCCTTGGGCCACAATGGGGACGAGAGGTTTCCTGCCCACGTGACTGCTGGGAATCGTAGTCCACGTGCCAGCCAGGCCAGCCGCACACTACCTGCCCAACCTCACTCTCAGGCCTACATCTCCCAccattctcctcccctccccccgcggcGGGCCCCAGGGCGGGCCCTTCCACCCCGACGGCTCCCACCTGCAGCAGCTGGGCCCGCACGTGCGCCTCGACCAGGTGGCTGCGACGGAGGTTACCGACGCGCCACATGAGGCAGAGGCGGCGGTCGCGCAGCGCCACGACGGCGTTCTCGCTAAACACGAGCGTCTCGTTGCGCTTCTTAGGCTTGGCCATCTTGGCCATGACGGCGCCCACGACGAAGGCGTCGAGCACGCAGCCGGCGATGCACTGCAGCACCACGGCGGCCACGGCGGCCGGGCACTCCTCGGTGACGCTGCGCACGCCGTAGCCGATGGACGTCTGCGTCTCCAGCGCGAAGAGGAAGGCGGCCAGGAAGCTGGCCACCTGCGAGAAGCAGGGCGCCGCCGGCGGCGGGGCGGCCAGGTCGCCGTGCAGCGAGGCTATGAGCCAGAAGGCCAGGCCGAAGAGCAGCCAGGAGGCgaggaaggagcaggagaagaGCAGGCACATCCAGCGCCAGCGCACGTCCACGCACGTGGTGAACAGGTCGCTCAGGTAGCGCGCGCCCTGGCCGCCCAGGTTCACGAAGCGCACGTTGCAGTGCCCGTCCTTCTTGACGAAGCGCCCGCGGCGCCGCCCAGCCGGCGACGGCGCCCACCCGTTGCGGCACAGCCCCGGCCcggcctcctcttcctcatcgCCGGCGCGGCCCTCCCTGGGCTCCCGGGCGCCGCTAAGGCGGCGCAGGGCCCTGGCCAGGCCCATTGGGCGGGGGCACCCCCTCCACTTGTCCTAGTGGGGGGCGGGCGCCCCGAACCTGCGGAAACGAGAAGTGGGCAGCCACATCAGGGGGGCGCCGGGAAGGGTGGGCTCCTCGGCCAGGCGTGTTCCCTGGGCCGTGGTGGCCTCATCTGGCAAATGGGTGGCTCATTACTCACCCTGAAAGGCGGAACAGTTCAGCATCGAGGACAATGATAGGGGACGCTTGCAtggcaacagcagcaacaaagtCATAGCTGTGACAATATGATAGCAAGCACCACAGTAATGAGAGCAGACATCCGTACTATGCCAGACACTGTTGGGAGCCCCTGACATGAATTTACATAGTTGAGTCTGACACCTatcttatagatgagaaaacaagtaCAAAACgtttaacttgcccaaggttggaGCTGAGTAAACTAGGATTTGAGTGTCACCAACCCAGAGTCCACAGAGTGGTGACTGTTTCTCAACATGGAATCCGCATGGAGAGAGGGGCCAGGGCTCTCCATCACCTATGGCTCAAAGGCAGGTtcaggaagcagaagcagcaaaaggaaaaatgGTGGATGAATTTGAACTtgatcaaaattaagaactttttttaaaaaaagatcttatttatttgagggagaatgagtgagagagagcatgagagaggaggtcagagggagaagcagactccccaaggagctgggagcccgaggcgggacgaGATCCTGGAagtcccggatcatgacctgaactgaaggcagtcgctcaaccaactgagccacccaggtgccccccaaattaagagcttttaaaaaaatgattttatttatttgacagagagctcacaattaaaggggcaggcagagagagagggggaagcaggctccccgccaagcagagagcttgatgcagggctcaatcccaggaccctgagaccaggacctgagccgaaggcagaggcttaaccccctgagctacccatgtgcccccaaATTAAGAACTTCTGAGGGGtccatggctggctcagtccctcCAGCGTGGGGTTGTCAGTTCAAGCCCCAGACTGGGTATAGagatggcttaaaaataaaatctttaaaagaaaaataaaagctcttgtgcttcaaaggacactatcaagaaagtgaaaagatggacacctgggtggctcagtgggttgaagcctctgccttcagctcaggtcatgattccaggatcctagaatcgagccccacattgggctcttttctcagcagggtgcttgcttcccccatctctctgcctgcactctgcctacttctgatttctctctctgacaaataaataaaaaatcttaaaaaaaaaaagaaagtgaaaagacaacccaccaatgggagaaaataattgcaaattatatatgtaaGAAGCTGTCATCTAAAATAtctaaacaggggcacctggatggctcagtcagttacgcacctgccttcagctcaggtcatgatctcagggtcctgggatcaagtcccacatccggctccctgctcagtgcagagtctgcttctctgtctccctctgcccctcactggtgcttgctctctctcaaataaagttttaaaaatcttagaaaatatatttaaacaccCCTtacaactcaacagtaaaaagacACCACAATTTAAAAGTAagcaaaggaggggcacctgggtggctcagtcggttaagcgtccaactgttggtctcagctcaggttgtgatctcaagtcctgagtttgagtcctgtgttaggctccatgctcggtgCAGATTCTGCTTAAGACTCCctctcccggggcgcctgggtggctcagtgtgttaagccgctgccttcggctcaggtcatgatctcagggtcctgggatcgagtcccgcatcgggctctctgctgagcggagagcctgcttcctcctctctctctctgcctgcctctctgcctacttgtgatctctctctgtcaaataaacaaataaaatctttaaaaaaaaaaaaaaaagactccctctccctctgtccctccctcctgtcctctctgtgtctctctctctcaaaccaaCCAAtcaatctctgaaaaaaaaaataggcaaaggatctGAAAAGACATTTGTCTAAGAAGGATTTACAGGTAGCCAATAAGATGAGCACATAAAGTATCTAAAGGGTTGCTCCACGTGGTCAGCCGTCAGGGGAACGCAAATCAAAAGGACAATGAGACTTGGGAAGAGGAGTTGGGCATCCGCTCAGGACAAAACAAA
The genomic region above belongs to Neovison vison isolate M4711 chromosome 7, ASM_NN_V1, whole genome shotgun sequence and contains:
- the KCNJ14 gene encoding ATP-sensitive inward rectifier potassium channel 14 translates to MGLARALRRLSGAREPREGRAGDEEEEAGPGLCRNGWAPSPAGRRRGRFVKKDGHCNVRFVNLGGQGARYLSDLFTTCVDVRWRWMCLLFSCSFLASWLLFGLAFWLIASLHGDLAAPPPAAPCFSQVASFLAAFLFALETQTSIGYGVRSVTEECPAAVAAVVLQCIAGCVLDAFVVGAVMAKMAKPKKRNETLVFSENAVVALRDRRLCLMWRVGNLRRSHLVEAHVRAQLLQPRVTPEGEYIPLDHQDVDVGFDGGTDRIFLVSPITIVHEIDSASPLYELGRAELARADFELVVILEGMVEATAMTTQCRSSYLPGELLWGHRFEPVLFQRGSQYEVDYRHFHRTYEVPGTPVCSAKELDEQAERASHSPKSSFPGSLAAFCYENELALSCCQEEEEEEEAKEGDGVEAEDGTASPQVLTPTLALTLPP